Proteins encoded within one genomic window of Carassius gibelio isolate Cgi1373 ecotype wild population from Czech Republic chromosome A4, carGib1.2-hapl.c, whole genome shotgun sequence:
- the LOC127977732 gene encoding cyclin-C-like: MAGNFWQSSHYLQWVLDKQDLMKERQKDLKFLTEEEYWKLQIFFANVIQALGEHLKLRQQVIATATVYFKRFYARYSLKSIDPVLMAPTCVFLASKVEEFGVVSNTRLISAATSVMKTRFSYAFPKEFPFRMNHILECEFYLLELMDCCLIVYHPYRPLLQYVQDMGQEDMLLPLAWRIVNDTYRTDLCLLYPPFMIALACLHVACVVQQKDARQWFAELSVDMDKILEIIRVILKLYDQWKNFDDRKEMAVVLNKVPKPKPPPNSETDQSSNGSQNSSYSQS, encoded by the exons ATGGCAGGGAACTTCTGGCAGAGCTCACATTA TCTGCAGTGGGTTCTGGACAAACAGGATCTGATGAAGGAGAGACAGAAAGATCTCAAGTTCCTCACCGAGGAGGAATATTGGAAGCTACAGATATTTTTTGCCAATG TGATTCAAGCTTTAGGGGAACACTTGAAACTCAGGCAGCAGGTCATCGCAACGGCAACAGTCTACTTTAAGCGTTTCTACGCCAG GTACTCTCTGAAGAGCATAGACCCTGTGCTGATGGCCCCCACATGTGTGTTTCTGGCCTCTAAAGTAGAG GAATTTGGTGTTGTTTCGAACACACGCCTTATTTCAGCAGCAACGTCTGTGA TGAAAACAAGGTTCTCTTATGCCTTTCCAAAGGAGTTTCCCTTCAGAATGAACCAC ATCTTGGAGTGTGAATTCTACTTACTGGAGCTCATG GACTGCTGTCTGATCGTGTATCACCCTTACAGACCGTTACTGCAGTATGTGCAGGACATGGGGCAGGAGGACATGCTGCTGCCGCTGGCTTG GAGGATAGTGAACGACACCTACAGGACAGACCTGTGTCTGCTTTATCCTCCATTTATGATAGCACTGG CCTGCCTGCATGTGGCCTGTGTGGTGCAGCAGAAAGATGCCAGGCAGTGGTTCGCTGAGCTGTCTGTTGACATGGACAAG ATCCTGGAGATTATCAGGGTGATTCTGAAACTCTATGACCAGTGGAAGAACTTTGATGATAGGAAGGAAATGGCCGTTGTGCTCAACAAAGTGCCCAAAC